One genomic window of Neisseria sp. oral taxon 014 str. F0314 includes the following:
- a CDS encoding stealth family protein, with protein sequence MNTNKVRKLFREPHIFFRDYLNKRFPPYNVEQPIPETEEFMLINADENLASLTENILPNFPIDVVFTWVDNTDKDWQQQYHQTLQPINQENIGLYATDPARFSNHNELFYSIKAVQKFMPWVRNIFIVTANQKPQWLNENTHPKIKLINHSQIIDDKYLPTFNSHVIEAHLYKIPNLSEHFIYFNDDVFVARDLSSSHFFESNGLASLFVANKSFQKMRHRGLITPTLTASEHALKLLKSYYSSINIDTPLVHTYVPLRKTTFQKAWSLFENEIHSFLNNKVRHNSELNMASFLVPWLMYLDGHATLKREVCYYFNIRSTHAQTQYKKLLFKKKYLHMPHSFCINDSSSNNTDKNYALHFRNFMDAYFETEANEISKPTDL encoded by the coding sequence ATGAACACTAATAAAGTCAGAAAACTTTTTAGAGAACCTCATATCTTTTTTAGGGATTATCTGAATAAACGTTTCCCTCCTTATAACGTTGAACAGCCTATTCCCGAAACTGAAGAATTCATGCTCATCAATGCCGATGAAAATCTGGCATCACTTACAGAAAACATTCTTCCAAACTTTCCGATCGATGTTGTTTTTACCTGGGTGGACAATACCGATAAAGATTGGCAGCAGCAATACCACCAGACACTTCAGCCTATAAATCAAGAAAACATCGGCTTATATGCAACTGATCCCGCCCGTTTTTCCAACCATAATGAACTGTTCTACTCAATAAAAGCCGTACAAAAATTTATGCCATGGGTTCGCAATATTTTTATTGTTACTGCGAATCAAAAGCCTCAATGGCTGAATGAAAATACGCACCCTAAAATCAAGCTGATTAATCACTCGCAAATTATTGATGATAAATACCTGCCAACATTTAATTCCCATGTAATCGAGGCACATTTATATAAAATCCCTAATCTAAGTGAGCATTTTATTTATTTTAACGATGATGTTTTTGTTGCAAGAGACCTTTCATCTAGCCACTTTTTCGAAAGTAATGGATTAGCATCATTATTTGTCGCCAATAAGAGTTTTCAAAAAATGCGTCACCGAGGTCTTATTACACCTACCTTGACCGCATCAGAACATGCCCTGAAGTTATTAAAGAGTTATTATTCCAGCATCAATATCGATACTCCATTAGTACATACTTATGTACCATTACGGAAAACAACCTTTCAGAAAGCATGGTCATTATTTGAAAACGAAATACATTCCTTCTTAAATAATAAAGTCCGCCACAATTCCGAACTTAATATGGCCAGTTTTTTAGTACCGTGGTTGATGTATCTTGACGGACATGCCACACTGAAACGCGAGGTTTGCTACTATTTCAATATCCGCAGCACACACGCTCAAACTCAATATAAGAAATTATTATTTAAAAAGAAATATCTCCATATGCCGCACTCTTTTTGCATCAATGATTCAAGTAGCAACAACACTGATAAAAACTATGCCTTGCATTTTCGTAATTTTATGGATGCCTACTTCGAAACCGAAGCAAATGAGATTTCAAAACCAACAGATTTATAA
- a CDS encoding capsular polysaccharide biosynthesis protein: MILSTIGLFKQRRLLALFLDDIPTTKTILFWGKKHPNRRKLAKISSLSLLNLEDGFLRSPGLGVAGCPPYSIVYDDIGIYYDTTRPSRLEQLILAADAMPSETLEQAQQAVDLILKHRLSKYNHAPELSDGHPLRAPSKSETVLIIDQTLGDMAIRYGGADAATFEHMFQTALNENPQADIWVKTHPDVLCGKKQGYLTQLAQRHRVRILAEDINPISLLQNVDKVYCVTSQMGFEALLCGKQLTTFGLPWYAGWGVSDDRHPGINNLTQTRRRAPRTLLQLFATAYLQYSRYLNPNTGEAGSLFDVIDYLATVKRKNDKLRGELYCVGMSLWKRTVMKPFFNVPSCRLKFIPSTDKLAEMKLPDNARILAWGNGKDAIVRFAEQHNIPLLRMEDGFIRSVGLGSNLVPPLSLVTDDMGIYFNAETPSRLEHILQNQIFNEHDFQTASVLQKALTENRISKYNVGNANFTVPPTDKTVILVPGQVEDDASIRHGSPQIRRNLDLLRTVRERHPDAYIIYKPHPDVVSGNRTGHISAEDTARYADQTAPEADILTCLQYADEVHTMTSLTGFEALLRDKKVCCYGLPFYAGWGLTQDLLPIERRSRRLELWQLIAGTLVYYPDYVHPEKHHFIDAATAVEILKNQKSLQKNNTNLYRNWFEKQIGKIRQLYRSLL, from the coding sequence ATGATTCTTTCAACAATCGGTTTATTCAAACAACGCCGCTTACTGGCACTATTTTTAGACGATATTCCAACCACTAAGACCATCTTATTCTGGGGGAAAAAACACCCGAATCGTAGAAAATTAGCGAAAATTTCAAGCTTGTCTCTTCTAAATCTTGAAGACGGTTTTTTACGTTCACCCGGGCTGGGTGTGGCCGGTTGTCCGCCGTATTCCATTGTATATGACGACATCGGTATCTACTACGACACCACCCGTCCCTCGCGTTTGGAGCAATTAATTCTGGCCGCCGACGCCATGCCGTCTGAAACCTTGGAACAAGCGCAACAGGCCGTTGATTTAATCCTGAAACACCGCCTGTCCAAATATAACCATGCCCCAGAGCTTTCAGACGGCCATCCTTTACGCGCCCCATCCAAATCCGAAACCGTCCTCATCATTGACCAAACGCTCGGCGATATGGCGATACGATACGGCGGCGCGGACGCAGCCACATTTGAACACATGTTTCAGACGGCCTTAAACGAAAACCCACAAGCCGACATTTGGGTCAAAACCCACCCTGACGTCTTGTGCGGCAAAAAACAAGGCTATCTGACCCAACTGGCGCAACGGCACCGCGTTCGCATACTGGCAGAAGACATCAATCCTATTTCCTTGTTGCAAAACGTTGATAAAGTCTATTGCGTAACCTCGCAAATGGGTTTCGAAGCCCTCCTCTGCGGCAAACAGTTGACCACCTTCGGTCTGCCTTGGTATGCCGGTTGGGGCGTAAGCGACGACCGCCATCCCGGAATCAATAACCTTACCCAAACCCGACGCCGCGCACCGCGCACCCTGCTGCAACTCTTCGCCACCGCCTATCTGCAATACAGCCGCTACCTCAACCCCAACACCGGCGAAGCAGGCAGCCTTTTCGACGTCATCGACTATCTCGCCACTGTCAAACGCAAAAACGATAAACTGCGCGGCGAACTATACTGCGTAGGCATGTCGCTATGGAAACGCACAGTAATGAAACCGTTTTTCAACGTCCCTTCATGCCGTCTGAAATTTATTCCCTCCACCGATAAACTGGCAGAAATGAAGTTGCCCGACAATGCGCGCATTCTCGCCTGGGGCAACGGCAAAGACGCCATCGTCCGTTTTGCCGAGCAACACAACATCCCGCTTTTGCGCATGGAAGACGGCTTTATCCGCTCGGTCGGACTCGGTTCCAACCTCGTGCCGCCGCTGTCGCTGGTAACCGACGACATGGGCATCTACTTCAATGCCGAAACACCGTCCCGACTCGAACACATCCTGCAAAACCAAATATTCAACGAACACGATTTTCAGACGGCCTCAGTGCTGCAAAAAGCATTGACGGAAAACCGCATCAGCAAATACAACGTCGGTAACGCAAACTTCACCGTGCCGCCGACAGATAAGACCGTCATCCTCGTTCCCGGCCAAGTCGAAGACGACGCTTCCATCCGCCACGGTTCGCCGCAAATCCGCCGCAATCTGGATTTGCTCCGAACCGTGCGCGAACGCCATCCCGACGCCTATATCATCTACAAACCCCATCCCGACGTCGTCAGCGGCAACCGCACCGGCCACATCAGCGCCGAAGATACCGCGCGTTACGCCGACCAAACCGCCCCCGAAGCCGACATCCTGACCTGTCTGCAATACGCCGACGAAGTACACACCATGACCTCGCTCACCGGCTTCGAAGCCCTGTTGCGCGACAAAAAAGTATGCTGCTACGGCCTGCCGTTTTATGCCGGATGGGGGCTGACCCAAGACCTGCTTCCCATCGAACGCCGCAGCCGCAGGCTCGAATTATGGCAGCTTATCGCCGGAACCCTGGTTTACTACCCGGACTACGTCCATCCGGAAAAGCATCACTTCATTGATGCGGCGACAGCAGTCGAAATATTAAAAAATCAAAAAAGTTTGCAAAAAAACAACACAAATTTGTATCGAAACTGGTTTGAAAAACAAATCGGAAAAATCCGTCAACTATACCGTTCTTTATTATAA
- a CDS encoding capsule biosynthesis protein, with translation MNQPIKSNLHELIDTADNILLLQGPVGDFFRHFSEWLSNEHGKTVHKLNFNGGDDWFYPQTIPHTSSYRGSYDDFSTYLAGYIVRHRIQAVVCFGDTRPYHILARTVAERENITFWAFEEGYLRPYFITLEKSGVNAYSPLPRDAGFFMEAYPRLPQQQYREPPAVPCGFMPVAKTAMRYYYQSNLKRKHYPNYIHHRPVQLGHYIKLWTMSACKRLNYWLEDRFMARHVKAGKYGRFFIVPLQVFNDSQVRVHCDFSSVRSFLLHVLTSFATHAPSDTHLIVKHHPMDRGFIDYEKDIRAFVKKHPSLKGRITYVHDVPLPVFLRSGAGMVTLNSTSGLSALIHNMPVKTLGRAHYDIPGLTDQAPLAEFWHNPTAPDKDIFHAYRMYHINVTQINGSFYSQVNFPKIPSKKPAILMRPSETVYVKCSAAALPAARETYSDKHDSFGKTKWHL, from the coding sequence ATGAACCAGCCCATCAAAAGCAATCTTCACGAGCTGATTGACACCGCTGACAACATCCTGCTGCTGCAAGGGCCTGTTGGCGACTTCTTCCGCCACTTTTCCGAGTGGCTTTCCAACGAACACGGCAAAACCGTCCATAAACTCAATTTCAACGGCGGAGACGACTGGTTCTACCCGCAAACCATTCCGCATACTTCATCCTACCGCGGCAGCTACGACGATTTTTCCACCTACCTTGCCGGTTATATCGTCCGACACCGCATTCAGGCCGTCGTCTGTTTCGGCGACACCCGTCCCTATCACATCCTTGCCCGCACCGTTGCCGAACGGGAAAACATTACCTTTTGGGCGTTTGAAGAAGGCTATCTGCGGCCCTACTTCATCACGTTGGAAAAATCGGGAGTCAACGCTTATTCCCCGCTGCCGCGCGATGCCGGTTTCTTCATGGAGGCCTACCCGCGCCTGCCACAACAGCAATACCGCGAACCGCCCGCTGTCCCCTGCGGCTTCATGCCCGTGGCGAAAACCGCCATGCGCTACTATTACCAATCCAACCTGAAACGGAAACACTATCCGAACTACATCCACCATCGTCCCGTCCAGCTCGGCCACTATATCAAATTATGGACAATGTCCGCCTGCAAACGGCTCAACTACTGGCTGGAAGACCGTTTTATGGCCAGACACGTCAAAGCCGGCAAATACGGCCGGTTCTTCATCGTACCGCTGCAAGTGTTCAACGACAGCCAAGTGCGCGTCCACTGCGACTTTTCTTCAGTACGCAGCTTCCTGCTGCATGTCCTGACTTCGTTTGCCACCCATGCCCCCAGCGACACCCACCTGATTGTCAAACACCACCCGATGGACCGCGGCTTTATCGATTATGAAAAAGACATCAGGGCTTTCGTCAAAAAGCATCCCTCTCTCAAGGGCAGGATTACCTATGTTCACGACGTACCGCTCCCCGTCTTCCTGCGCAGCGGGGCGGGTATGGTCACCCTCAACAGCACCAGCGGCCTCTCCGCCCTCATCCACAATATGCCCGTCAAAACATTGGGGCGCGCCCACTATGATATTCCCGGCCTAACCGACCAAGCCCCGCTGGCGGAATTTTGGCACAATCCCACTGCACCCGACAAAGACATCTTCCACGCCTATCGCATGTACCACATCAACGTAACCCAAATCAACGGCAGCTTTTACAGCCAAGTAAACTTCCCAAAGATTCCGTCGAAAAAACCTGCAATATTGATGAGGCCGTCTGAAACCGTTTATGTCAAGTGTAGCGCCGCCGCTTTACCTGCCGCGCGGGAAACATATTCCGACAAACACGATAGTTTCGGCAAAACAAAATGGCATCTGTAA
- the tldD gene encoding metalloprotease TldD → MQQTYPTVRHDLLEANHLSPELLARSLSIIGGRKVDYADIYCQHTAFESWHLEEGIVKSGSFQIEQGVGVRAVSGEKTAFAYADSLCIDSINRSAHAVRVIGAGGGEQHIRVPAVKHGKQVHSGFDPIASLDSAAKVALLNKVETLAKAADPRIVQVMAGLTCEYDMIYIARLDGRHAADVRPMVRLNVTVIAKQGDRREQGSAGGGGRYDLAYFDETLVRQFVDSAVKQALINLESRPAPAGEMTVVLGNGWPGVLLHEAVGHGLEGDFNRKETSVFSGRIGERVAAKGVTVVDQGDIADRRGSLNIDDEGNETRRTVLIEDGILVGYMQDETNARLMGTQSTGNGRRESYASAPMPRMTNTFMENGGYEPDEIIASIDKGIYAVNFGGGQVDITSGKFVFSASEAWWVEGGKLQYPVKGATIIGNGPEVLKHVSMIGNDTALDSGIGVCGKDGQSVPVGVGQPTLRIDVGLTVGGSEI, encoded by the coding sequence ATGCAGCAAACCTATCCAACCGTCCGACACGACCTGCTCGAAGCCAATCACTTGTCTCCGGAGCTGCTCGCACGCAGCCTGAGTATCATCGGCGGCCGCAAGGTTGATTATGCCGATATTTATTGCCAACATACCGCATTTGAAAGCTGGCATTTGGAAGAGGGAATCGTCAAATCCGGCAGTTTCCAAATCGAACAAGGGGTGGGGGTGCGTGCCGTATCGGGTGAAAAAACCGCATTTGCCTACGCCGACAGCCTGTGTATCGATTCGATTAACCGTTCGGCCCATGCCGTGCGCGTCATAGGAGCAGGTGGCGGCGAACAACATATACGCGTTCCCGCTGTGAAGCACGGCAAACAGGTACACTCAGGTTTCGACCCCATTGCCAGCCTCGATTCCGCTGCCAAAGTCGCTCTTTTAAACAAAGTCGAAACACTTGCCAAAGCCGCCGACCCGCGTATTGTGCAAGTCATGGCGGGGCTGACCTGCGAATACGACATGATTTACATCGCCCGCCTCGACGGCAGGCACGCCGCCGACGTCCGTCCGATGGTGCGCCTGAACGTTACCGTCATCGCCAAACAGGGCGACAGGCGCGAACAAGGCAGTGCGGGCGGCGGCGGTCGCTACGACTTGGCTTATTTTGATGAAACTTTGGTGCGGCAGTTTGTCGATTCCGCTGTCAAACAAGCCCTGATTAATCTCGAATCCCGCCCTGCACCCGCAGGCGAAATGACCGTTGTCTTGGGCAACGGCTGGCCGGGCGTGTTGCTGCATGAAGCCGTCGGACACGGATTGGAAGGCGATTTCAACCGCAAAGAAACCAGCGTCTTTTCAGGCAGAATCGGCGAGCGCGTTGCCGCCAAAGGCGTTACCGTCGTTGATCAGGGCGACATCGCCGACAGACGCGGCTCGCTCAATATCGACGACGAAGGCAACGAAACACGCCGCACCGTATTGATTGAAGACGGCATCTTGGTCGGCTATATGCAGGACGAAACCAACGCCCGCCTGATGGGTACGCAATCCACCGGCAACGGCCGCCGCGAAAGCTACGCCTCCGCTCCTATGCCGCGCATGACCAACACCTTCATGGAAAACGGCGGCTATGAACCTGACGAAATCATCGCCTCGATTGATAAAGGCATTTACGCCGTCAATTTTGGCGGCGGACAGGTAGACATCACCAGCGGTAAATTCGTTTTCAGCGCATCCGAAGCATGGTGGGTCGAAGGCGGCAAACTGCAATATCCTGTCAAAGGCGCAACCATCATCGGTAATGGCCCCGAAGTGTTGAAACATGTCTCCATGATAGGCAATGACACCGCGCTTGACAGCGGCATTGGTGTATGTGGCAAAGACGGACAGAGCGTTCCTGTCGGTGTCGGACAACCGACTCTGCGGATTGATGTAGGGCTGACTGTTGGCGGCAGCGAAATCTGA